One window of Salegentibacter sp. Hel_I_6 genomic DNA carries:
- a CDS encoding DegT/DnrJ/EryC1/StrS aminotransferase family protein, with amino-acid sequence MKVDFIDLRLQHDPIRKELDKAISEVINNSAFIKSQAVTKFEEDFAKYLNVDQVVSCGNGTDAMEIILKAFDIGIGDEVIVPAISWISTSEVVATAGAKPIFVDVSPETFCIDEDKIETKIGSKTKAIIPVHLYGHPAAMKSIMDVAKKHKLKVIEDCAQAHGAEIGGKKIGSFGDAASFSFFPTKNLGAFGDAGAIVLNNTDLKTKVRAIANHGQIERHKHVLHGRNSRMDGLQAAVLGVKLKYLDNWLQKRKELASLYHEELQNLKKITLPTEVKLTSHAYHLYVIKAENREGLKKFLSERGVSSMIHYPKALPFQDCYKAEKYSSKDYPIASELQEKILSLPFYPGMSKEKALYVCEQIKNFYS; translated from the coding sequence ATGAAAGTAGATTTTATAGATTTAAGGTTACAACACGATCCAATAAGAAAGGAGTTGGATAAAGCTATTTCTGAAGTCATAAATAATTCAGCCTTTATCAAAAGCCAGGCTGTAACGAAATTTGAGGAAGATTTTGCTAAATATTTGAATGTAGACCAAGTGGTAAGTTGCGGAAATGGAACTGATGCTATGGAGATTATTTTAAAAGCTTTTGATATTGGAATTGGAGATGAGGTTATTGTTCCGGCCATATCCTGGATATCTACTTCAGAAGTCGTGGCAACAGCTGGAGCAAAACCTATATTTGTAGATGTTTCCCCAGAAACTTTCTGCATTGATGAAGATAAAATTGAGACCAAGATAGGTTCAAAGACCAAAGCAATAATTCCAGTACATCTTTATGGACATCCGGCCGCAATGAAAAGCATAATGGACGTTGCAAAAAAACACAAACTTAAAGTTATAGAGGATTGCGCCCAGGCTCACGGCGCCGAAATTGGAGGTAAAAAAATAGGTTCTTTTGGAGATGCCGCAAGTTTTAGTTTTTTTCCGACAAAAAATCTCGGTGCTTTTGGGGATGCCGGAGCTATAGTTTTAAACAATACTGACTTAAAAACTAAAGTCAGAGCTATCGCAAATCACGGTCAGATTGAGCGGCATAAACATGTACTGCATGGTAGAAATAGTAGGATGGATGGCTTACAGGCTGCAGTTTTAGGGGTTAAATTAAAGTATTTAGATAATTGGCTTCAGAAAAGGAAGGAATTAGCCTCACTATACCATGAAGAATTACAAAACCTTAAAAAAATAACGCTTCCGACAGAAGTTAAATTAACTTCACACGCCTATCATTTATACGTAATCAAGGCTGAAAATAGGGAGGGACTTAAGAAGTTTTTGTCAGAAAGAGGGGTTTCTTCGATGATTCATTACCCGAAAGCTTTACCGTTTCAGGATTGTTATAAAGCCGAAAAATATTCTTCTAAAGATTATCCAATTGCTTCAGAACTCCAGGAAAAAATTTTGTCGCTACCATTTTATCCCGGAATGAGTAAGGAAAAAGCGCTTTACGTTTGTGAACAAATAAAAAACTTCTACTCTTGA
- a CDS encoding CAL67264 family membrane protein, with translation MGMNKNTIFAWASFALFIIGAAIILLGVLKYREYAIGFSVTGIGFFAISWAFNALKGRI, from the coding sequence ATGGGAATGAATAAAAATACAATTTTCGCCTGGGCTTCATTTGCCTTGTTTATAATTGGAGCGGCTATTATTTTATTGGGAGTTCTTAAATATAGGGAATATGCAATAGGATTCTCGGTTACAGGAATTGGTTTTTTTGCAATTTCCTGGGCTTTTAATGCCTTAAAAGGTAGAATTTAA
- a CDS encoding Hsp20/alpha crystallin family protein — protein sequence MSLIKRNEANWLPSVFDDMFKTDWLGGTTNVNSIGTSIPAVNIQETEDGFNVEVAAPGKTKEDFNIELDNDVLTISSEDKKEKETTEKNGRYTRKEFSYSTFKRAFSLPDSVDSEKISAVYNNGVLEITLPKREEAKVQAKRMIAIS from the coding sequence ATGAGTTTAATTAAAAGAAATGAGGCCAATTGGCTGCCTTCGGTTTTCGACGATATGTTTAAAACCGATTGGTTAGGTGGAACTACTAATGTAAATAGTATTGGAACCAGTATTCCTGCGGTAAATATCCAGGAAACCGAAGATGGTTTTAATGTTGAAGTTGCTGCACCGGGTAAAACCAAAGAAGATTTTAATATTGAGTTAGACAATGATGTACTAACAATTTCTTCTGAAGATAAAAAAGAAAAAGAAACTACAGAGAAAAACGGAAGATACACCCGTAAAGAATTTAGTTACAGCACTTTCAAAAGAGCATTTAGTCTGCCAGATTCTGTAGATAGTGAAAAGATCTCTGCCGTTTATAATAATGGAGTGTTGGAGATTACGCTTCCAAAACGAGAAGAAGCTAAAGTGCAGGCTAAACGAATGATAGCTATTTCGTAA
- a CDS encoding DUF1456 family protein, which produces MGLTNNDIFKKLRVAHKLRDDDIVKICALVDFKVTKSELGAIFRAEDHPKYVECGDQFLRNFLNGLIIHLRGPMPPKKEKKPEKE; this is translated from the coding sequence ATGGGACTAACAAACAACGATATTTTTAAAAAATTAAGAGTAGCACACAAACTGCGCGATGATGATATTGTGAAGATTTGTGCATTGGTAGATTTTAAAGTAACCAAAAGCGAACTTGGAGCTATTTTTAGAGCCGAAGATCATCCAAAATATGTAGAATGTGGCGATCAATTTCTAAGGAACTTCCTCAACGGACTTATAATACACCTCCGCGGCCCAATGCCGCCGAAAAAGGAAAAGAAACCAGAGAAAGAATAG
- a CDS encoding glycosyltransferase has product MMHPNPPVKVSISLITYNHKEFIVEALESILMQEVDFNYEIIIGDDCSSDFTQEILKEYKQKYPEIIQLILHPRRYDEIPGRTNNMTNLYACRGEYIAMLDGDDYWISKYKLQTQVDFLDKNQDYVLSFHDALFISKEIGFKRYLHSENREFLDEDNTFEHEDIAKKSFMPTSTLLYRNNFKEEFPEWFRKVYTADYALQLLVTQHGKIKYFKALLSSRRIITDSFTSFSNHSENYIPLRVNELKIYRENFKAVKNSNSNNMLSYVFFRHSIYLQKKKSFAKMLKYCLKAISADKKYLKVYFKLIGKNLLK; this is encoded by the coding sequence ATGATGCACCCCAATCCTCCTGTTAAGGTAAGCATATCATTAATCACTTATAACCACAAAGAATTTATTGTGGAAGCTTTAGAGAGTATTCTAATGCAGGAAGTTGATTTTAATTATGAAATTATTATTGGAGACGATTGTTCCTCAGATTTTACCCAGGAAATATTAAAAGAATATAAGCAGAAGTATCCTGAGATTATTCAATTAATATTGCACCCCAGGAGATATGATGAAATACCCGGCAGGACAAATAATATGACCAATCTTTATGCATGTAGAGGTGAATATATTGCGATGCTTGACGGCGATGACTACTGGATCTCTAAATATAAATTACAAACTCAGGTAGATTTCTTGGATAAAAATCAAGATTACGTGCTTAGTTTTCATGATGCACTTTTTATATCCAAAGAAATAGGCTTTAAACGCTATCTACATTCTGAAAATAGGGAGTTTTTAGACGAGGATAACACTTTTGAGCACGAGGATATAGCAAAGAAATCTTTTATGCCCACTTCCACGCTATTATATAGGAATAACTTTAAAGAAGAATTCCCAGAGTGGTTTAGAAAAGTATATACAGCAGATTATGCCCTACAACTTTTAGTTACCCAACACGGCAAAATAAAATACTTTAAAGCACTGTTGAGTTCGAGAAGGATTATTACTGATAGTTTTACTTCATTTTCAAACCATTCAGAAAATTATATACCCCTTAGAGTAAATGAGTTGAAAATTTACAGGGAAAATTTCAAAGCCGTAAAAAATTCGAATTCCAACAATATGTTATCCTATGTTTTCTTCCGACATTCGATTTATTTACAAAAGAAAAAATCTTTTGCAAAAATGCTTAAATATTGCTTAAAAGCAATTTCGGCTGATAAAAAATATCTAAAGGTGTATTTTAAATTGATTGGCAAAAATTTATTAAAATAG
- a CDS encoding WbqC family protein — MKTAIMQPYFFPYIGYFQLVNTTDKFVFYDDVNFKKKGWIHRNNFLINKETSLLSVPLKKASQNKKINETFIHQENFKVWKEKFFKSIYQNYKDSPHFDATWELLQNFFSKDFDLISELSAESVKTVSKHLNINTNFLYSSYIEYKKEKSAEEKILNINSILKTSKYYNLSGGKNLYNEENFRKKNMELKFIESKEISYSQQTENFLPNLSIIDVLMYNSVSEIRAMLNNYRVL; from the coding sequence ATGAAGACAGCAATTATGCAACCCTATTTTTTCCCTTATATCGGTTATTTCCAATTAGTAAATACTACCGATAAATTTGTATTTTATGATGATGTGAATTTTAAAAAAAAAGGTTGGATTCACCGAAATAATTTCCTAATTAACAAAGAGACTTCTCTTTTAAGTGTTCCTCTAAAAAAAGCGAGTCAGAATAAAAAAATAAATGAAACTTTTATCCATCAAGAGAATTTTAAGGTTTGGAAAGAGAAGTTTTTCAAAAGCATTTATCAAAACTACAAGGACAGTCCACATTTCGATGCTACCTGGGAATTATTGCAAAATTTTTTCAGTAAAGATTTCGATCTAATTTCTGAGCTTAGCGCTGAAAGTGTTAAAACAGTTAGCAAGCATTTAAACATTAATACTAACTTCTTATATTCTTCTTATATAGAATATAAAAAAGAAAAATCTGCGGAAGAAAAAATTCTAAACATTAATTCTATATTGAAAACTTCAAAGTATTATAACCTTTCAGGAGGTAAAAATCTATATAATGAGGAAAATTTCAGAAAGAAGAATATGGAATTGAAATTTATAGAAAGTAAAGAAATAAGTTATTCCCAGCAGACTGAAAATTTCTTACCAAATTTATCGATAATAGATGTGTTAATGTATAATAGCGTTTCAGAAATAAGGGCTATGCTAAACAACTATAGAGTTTTATGA
- a CDS encoding acetyltransferase produces the protein MKQERKKIVIFGESQLASLAHFYFKHDSAHEVVAFTVDKKYLKNNSFENLPLVAFEDVEKEYPPSEFSMFLPISFKRMSHLRREKYEIAKAKGYNLVSYVSSKATTWPDLDIGDNCFIFEDNTIQPYVKIGNNCVLWSGNHIGHHTTIKDHVFITSHVVISGACVIEDHCFFGVNATVRDETTVAEATLVAMGANIIADTKPREIHLGQKSKVIDKQSIDLDSISHKSEG, from the coding sequence ATGAAACAGGAAAGAAAAAAAATTGTGATTTTTGGAGAAAGCCAATTGGCCAGTCTTGCCCATTTTTATTTCAAACATGACAGTGCGCACGAAGTAGTTGCTTTTACGGTTGATAAAAAATATTTAAAGAACAATTCTTTTGAGAATCTTCCCCTCGTAGCCTTTGAAGATGTTGAAAAAGAATATCCCCCTTCAGAATTCAGTATGTTTTTACCAATTAGCTTTAAACGCATGAGTCATTTAAGAAGGGAAAAATATGAAATTGCAAAAGCAAAAGGCTACAATTTGGTAAGCTATGTAAGCTCGAAGGCCACCACATGGCCAGATCTTGATATAGGCGATAATTGCTTTATTTTTGAAGATAACACCATTCAGCCTTATGTGAAAATTGGAAATAACTGCGTACTGTGGAGTGGAAATCATATTGGCCATCACACTACAATTAAGGATCACGTATTTATAACTTCTCACGTGGTAATATCTGGAGCTTGCGTTATAGAAGACCATTGCTTTTTTGGAGTAAATGCTACTGTGAGAGACGAGACCACGGTTGCAGAGGCTACTTTAGTGGCAATGGGCGCCAACATCATAGCAGATACAAAACCAAGGGAAATTCACTTGGGACAAAAATCGAAAGTAATAGACAAACAAAGTATAGATTTAGATAGTATTTCCCACAAAAGCGAAGGATAA
- a CDS encoding DegT/DnrJ/EryC1/StrS aminotransferase family protein — protein MSKNLPNFESIYVTKTYLPERVEYSRYLDRIWESGIVTNNGQLVVEFEEKIQNFLQSQAMHFVANGTIALQLAIKALKLKGEIITTPYSYVATTTSILWENCSPVFVDINEDDFCINPDLIEEKITGKTTAILATHVYGIPCNVLKIEKIAKKHDLKVIYDGAHAFNVKINNTSIFNYGDIATLSFHATKIFHTIEGGALFTSDKILFQKISLQKAFGHRGDNYETIGINAKNSEFHAAIGLCNLKMIEGIIDKREHLFNFYKENLKELPLQFLKIPDEVSYNYGYFPIVFKSKKIMLKTIETLNDDNIFPRRYFYPSLNQLNYLKNSQSCPVSESVSEKVLCLPFYHDLKKEDAIRIINLIKRVFR, from the coding sequence TTGTCCAAAAATCTACCTAATTTCGAGTCTATTTATGTTACTAAAACTTACCTTCCTGAAAGGGTAGAGTATAGTCGTTATTTAGATAGAATATGGGAATCGGGTATTGTCACCAACAATGGCCAGCTAGTAGTTGAGTTTGAAGAGAAAATTCAAAATTTTCTCCAGAGTCAAGCTATGCATTTCGTTGCCAATGGCACAATTGCACTCCAACTCGCGATTAAAGCTTTAAAATTAAAAGGCGAAATAATCACCACACCCTATTCTTATGTAGCAACTACTACCTCTATTTTATGGGAAAATTGCAGTCCGGTTTTTGTGGATATTAATGAAGACGATTTCTGTATTAATCCAGATTTAATCGAAGAAAAAATTACCGGTAAAACTACCGCAATTTTAGCCACTCATGTTTATGGGATTCCCTGTAATGTTTTAAAAATCGAGAAAATTGCTAAAAAACACGACTTAAAAGTAATCTACGATGGTGCCCATGCATTTAATGTAAAAATAAATAATACTTCGATTTTTAATTATGGTGACATTGCAACTTTAAGTTTTCATGCTACTAAAATATTCCATACTATTGAAGGCGGAGCTTTGTTTACTTCCGACAAAATATTATTTCAAAAAATTTCCTTGCAAAAAGCATTTGGCCACCGTGGAGACAACTATGAAACCATTGGAATCAATGCTAAAAACTCAGAGTTTCATGCAGCCATAGGCTTATGTAATTTAAAAATGATTGAGGGAATTATTGATAAGCGGGAGCATCTTTTCAATTTTTATAAGGAAAATCTTAAAGAATTACCTCTTCAATTTCTTAAAATCCCCGATGAAGTTTCTTATAATTATGGCTACTTTCCTATAGTTTTTAAATCTAAAAAGATAATGCTAAAAACGATAGAAACTCTTAATGATGATAATATTTTTCCAAGAAGATATTTCTATCCTTCTTTGAATCAATTAAATTATCTTAAAAATTCACAATCCTGCCCGGTATCGGAATCTGTAAGTGAAAAAGTTTTATGTCTTCCCTTTTATCACGATTTGAAAAAAGAAGATGCAATTAGAATAATCAACCTTATAAAAAGGGTTTTTAGATGA
- a CDS encoding glycosyltransferase: protein MNKRKLIKFDIIHPTEYLEQKQKEWTDINEISLEEYRQRLIKLRSNYSDFYTYHLNKTGRWEAEEFFLLDNVFLEKVAKELFGKEYTLQRFLNGRNRTKRKFIPKKWRDYVLHKYIEAKEPDVIFARSQPIPSQFWQKYRKNSLLVARLSARLPFNWHPNHWDIIYTDQPDFKKFFDLHGVTTIINNQGFDRRIPKELKSNPIKKDIVFIGGLGTENFRKRTLFLNNIVKKIEGFKWWGYWWKFGGDGRNLADFPNLKKTFQGSTSGLEMFQIYRDSFVIINDYVDTANGIGFNQRMFEVMGSGGFMLTREAPNFKEQFPDNIFATYKDEKELFEKINYYLDNRTERDKIAQKGQEFVLEKFDYKEIVQDFENDLLKALNVKEK, encoded by the coding sequence TTGAATAAACGAAAATTAATAAAATTCGATATTATCCACCCTACCGAATACCTTGAGCAAAAGCAGAAGGAATGGACAGATATAAATGAAATTAGTCTTGAGGAATATAGGCAGCGATTAATTAAATTGAGAAGTAATTATTCAGATTTTTATACCTATCACTTGAATAAAACCGGTAGATGGGAAGCTGAGGAATTTTTTCTTTTAGATAATGTTTTCTTAGAAAAAGTGGCTAAAGAACTCTTCGGTAAAGAATATACGTTGCAAAGATTTTTAAATGGAAGAAATAGAACTAAAAGAAAATTTATTCCAAAAAAGTGGCGAGACTATGTTTTACATAAATATATTGAAGCTAAGGAGCCGGATGTTATTTTTGCTCGATCACAGCCAATACCCAGTCAATTTTGGCAAAAATATAGGAAAAATAGCCTTTTAGTGGCTAGGCTTTCGGCGAGATTACCATTTAACTGGCATCCCAATCATTGGGATATAATTTATACAGATCAACCAGATTTTAAAAAGTTTTTTGATCTTCACGGTGTAACAACTATTATCAATAATCAGGGTTTTGATAGGAGGATTCCGAAGGAACTAAAAAGTAATCCTATTAAAAAAGATATTGTTTTTATTGGTGGTCTGGGCACGGAAAATTTTAGAAAGAGAACATTATTCCTAAATAATATTGTGAAAAAAATAGAAGGCTTTAAATGGTGGGGCTATTGGTGGAAGTTTGGCGGAGACGGCAGGAATTTGGCAGATTTCCCCAATTTGAAGAAAACCTTCCAGGGCTCTACTTCAGGCTTAGAAATGTTCCAAATTTATCGGGACAGTTTTGTTATAATAAATGATTATGTAGATACGGCCAACGGGATTGGGTTTAACCAGCGGATGTTTGAAGTTATGGGATCTGGCGGATTTATGTTGACCCGTGAAGCTCCTAATTTTAAAGAACAATTTCCAGATAATATTTTTGCCACCTATAAAGATGAAAAAGAATTATTTGAAAAGATTAATTATTATTTAGATAACAGAACTGAGAGGGATAAAATTGCCCAAAAAGGACAGGAGTTTGTATTAGAAAAATTTGATTATAAAGAAATAGTTCAAGATTTTGAAAATGATTTATTAAAAGCTTTAAATGTAAAGGAAAAATAG
- a CDS encoding DUF2254 domain-containing protein — protein sequence MKYLFNRTYILLSNLQSKIAFYPTVFAIFGFVLAFLMIYVENMGASKYLNDHFPSLVVDSGNTALSILTACITGLISMMVFSFSMVMVLLNQASSNYSPRLLPGLISDKNHQIILGIYLATILYAIFIAVSIQPDGDNYQVPGFSVLLGIFLTVICIWAFIYFIHNISQSIQINNILDKIFKQAKKRLNFLLKTEENEDQDFPETTDWYEYKSAKSGYFQNLSSDNLLDICREKETQIEILPVKGIFILNGIPLFKSKKELDEATVKKVISNFSLARGELVSTNYVLAFKQITEVIVKAMSPGINDPGTALNALDYLTELLALRMQKQDKQFLKSDDKVLIKMRSIDFEELLYQVLAPIRAYCKHDIIIVQKLGMIFFYLKTQKTVKESYYTSIETEAKNLLADARNAIKNKADLEKLEEIELRLNLKK from the coding sequence ATGAAATATCTTTTTAACCGCACCTACATCCTACTTTCTAACCTACAAAGCAAAATTGCATTTTACCCCACGGTATTCGCCATTTTCGGATTTGTACTGGCTTTTTTAATGATTTATGTGGAGAATATGGGAGCTTCAAAATATTTGAACGATCATTTTCCCTCATTAGTTGTAGATAGCGGCAATACTGCACTAAGTATTCTAACCGCCTGTATTACCGGACTAATCTCGATGATGGTTTTTAGCTTTTCCATGGTTATGGTATTATTAAATCAGGCTTCCAGTAATTATTCCCCCCGATTACTACCGGGATTAATTTCAGATAAAAATCATCAGATTATTTTAGGAATCTATCTGGCTACCATTCTTTATGCAATCTTTATAGCGGTTTCTATACAACCCGACGGTGACAACTATCAGGTGCCGGGATTTTCAGTTTTACTGGGGATTTTTCTAACCGTAATTTGTATTTGGGCATTTATCTATTTTATACACAATATTTCCCAAAGTATTCAGATAAATAATATTCTTGACAAAATTTTTAAACAGGCAAAAAAACGTCTAAATTTTCTGCTAAAAACCGAAGAAAACGAAGATCAGGATTTTCCTGAAACTACAGACTGGTATGAATACAAATCAGCGAAAAGTGGCTATTTTCAGAATCTATCTTCAGATAATCTTTTGGATATATGCCGGGAAAAAGAAACACAAATTGAAATATTACCAGTCAAAGGAATTTTCATTTTGAATGGAATTCCGCTATTTAAATCGAAAAAAGAATTAGATGAAGCAACCGTCAAAAAGGTAATTTCCAACTTTAGCCTGGCTCGCGGCGAATTGGTTAGCACAAATTATGTATTAGCTTTTAAACAAATTACCGAAGTAATTGTAAAAGCGATGTCACCTGGAATTAACGACCCCGGCACTGCTTTAAACGCACTCGATTATTTGACTGAATTGCTGGCTTTACGAATGCAAAAGCAGGACAAGCAGTTTTTAAAGTCTGATGATAAAGTTCTAATAAAAATGCGCAGTATTGATTTTGAAGAACTACTTTATCAGGTTTTGGCTCCTATAAGAGCCTATTGCAAACACGATATAATTATTGTTCAAAAATTAGGAATGATATTTTTTTACCTGAAAACCCAAAAAACGGTAAAAGAATCCTATTATACCTCTATAGAAACCGAAGCTAAAAATTTACTTGCTGACGCTCGAAACGCCATAAAAAATAAAGCCGACCTGGAAAAGCTTGAAGAAATTGAGCTACGATTAAATTTGAAAAAATAA
- a CDS encoding DinB family protein: MSGKDQKEQLVKHLNGGEAFVPVDHLLDKIPFEKLGEKPHNLPYSFYQLFYHIVFAQKDILEFSISGSYKTSKWPDDYWPKDSAPADPESWEALKKDYFDDREIFEKFILDPKNDLDQLVKNSKEHTVHREILLVIEHTAYHTGQMIIILRLLGLYK; this comes from the coding sequence ATGAGCGGAAAAGATCAAAAGGAACAACTGGTAAAACATTTAAATGGAGGAGAGGCTTTTGTTCCTGTAGACCATCTTTTAGATAAAATACCTTTTGAAAAATTAGGGGAGAAGCCACATAATTTGCCATATTCCTTTTACCAACTTTTTTATCATATAGTATTCGCTCAAAAAGATATTCTGGAATTTTCGATTTCCGGAAGTTATAAAACTTCAAAATGGCCAGATGATTATTGGCCTAAGGATTCTGCTCCTGCAGATCCTGAATCCTGGGAAGCGCTCAAAAAAGATTATTTTGACGATAGGGAGATTTTTGAGAAATTTATTTTAGATCCTAAAAATGATTTAGATCAGCTGGTTAAAAATTCTAAAGAACATACGGTACATCGAGAAATTCTTCTGGTTATAGAGCATACAGCTTATCATACCGGGCAAATGATCATCATCTTACGTTTACTGGGGCTTTATAAATAA
- the ettA gene encoding energy-dependent translational throttle protein EttA, translating into MADDKKVIFSMSGVTKTYKNANTPVLKNIYLSFFYGAKIGILGLNGSGKSTLLRIIAGEDKNYQGDVVFSPGYSIGYLEQEPKLDEEKTVLEVVKEGVAETVSILDEYNKINDQFGLPEVYEDADKMQKLMDKQAALQDKIDASNAWELDTKLEIAMDALRTPDADKKISVLSGGERRRVALCRLLLQEPDILLLDEPTNHLDAESVHWLEHHLAQYKGTVIAVTHDRYFLDNVAGWILELDRGEGIPWKGNYSSWLDQKSKRLAQEQKQASKRQKTLERELEWSKMNPKGRQAKQKARLNNYDKLLSQDQKQMDEKLEIYIPNGPRLGTNVIEAKGVSKAFDDKLLYEDLNFNLPQAGIVGIIGPNGAGKTTIFKMIMDEIEPDKGSFEVGETAKIAYVDQAHSNIDPEKTIWQNFSDEQELIMMGGRQVNSRAYLSRFNFSGSEQNKKVNMLSGGERNRLHLAMTLKEEGNVLLLDEPTNDLDVNTLRALEEGLENFAGCAVVISHDRWFLDRVCTHILAFEGDSQVYFFEGSFSDYEENKKKRLGGDIMPKRIKYKKLVR; encoded by the coding sequence ATGGCAGACGATAAAAAAGTAATATTTTCAATGTCTGGGGTTACCAAAACTTATAAAAATGCGAATACCCCGGTTTTAAAAAACATATACCTAAGCTTCTTTTACGGGGCTAAAATTGGTATCCTTGGTTTAAACGGTTCTGGTAAATCCACCTTGCTTAGAATTATTGCTGGAGAAGATAAAAACTACCAGGGAGATGTTGTTTTTTCTCCAGGATATTCTATTGGTTATCTAGAGCAGGAACCAAAACTTGATGAAGAGAAAACTGTACTGGAAGTAGTAAAAGAAGGTGTGGCTGAAACAGTTTCAATTCTTGATGAATACAATAAAATAAACGATCAGTTTGGTTTGCCAGAGGTTTATGAAGATGCCGATAAGATGCAGAAGCTTATGGATAAGCAGGCTGCGCTTCAGGATAAAATAGATGCTTCAAACGCCTGGGAGCTGGATACCAAACTTGAAATTGCTATGGATGCTCTAAGAACTCCAGATGCCGATAAAAAGATTTCGGTACTTTCTGGAGGGGAAAGAAGACGTGTAGCGCTTTGCCGTTTGTTACTTCAGGAACCTGATATTCTTTTATTAGATGAACCTACTAACCACCTTGATGCCGAATCGGTACATTGGTTAGAACATCATTTAGCGCAATATAAAGGAACAGTAATTGCGGTAACGCACGACCGTTATTTTCTTGATAATGTTGCCGGCTGGATTTTGGAATTAGACAGGGGAGAAGGTATCCCATGGAAAGGAAATTATTCTTCCTGGTTAGATCAAAAATCGAAACGTTTGGCACAGGAACAAAAACAAGCAAGCAAGCGACAAAAGACTTTAGAACGAGAGCTTGAATGGTCTAAAATGAATCCGAAGGGACGCCAGGCCAAACAAAAAGCGCGTTTAAATAATTATGACAAGTTATTGAGCCAGGATCAAAAGCAAATGGACGAGAAGCTGGAGATATATATTCCTAACGGCCCAAGGCTTGGAACAAACGTGATTGAAGCAAAAGGTGTGAGTAAAGCTTTTGATGATAAATTGCTATACGAAGATTTGAATTTTAATCTTCCACAAGCAGGAATTGTTGGGATTATTGGGCCTAACGGTGCCGGTAAAACAACCATTTTCAAAATGATTATGGATGAAATAGAGCCCGATAAAGGAAGTTTTGAAGTGGGAGAGACCGCGAAGATTGCTTATGTAGATCAGGCACATTCTAATATTGATCCTGAAAAAACTATTTGGCAGAACTTTAGCGACGAGCAGGAATTAATTATGATGGGCGGTCGCCAGGTGAATTCCCGAGCTTATTTAAGTCGATTTAACTTTAGCGGAAGCGAACAGAATAAGAAAGTAAATATGCTCTCTGGTGGAGAAAGAAACCGACTTCATTTAGCGATGACCTTAAAAGAAGAAGGAAACGTGTTGTTACTCGATGAGCCTACCAACGATTTGGATGTGAATACGCTTCGAGCCCTGGAAGAAGGTTTGGAAAACTTTGCCGGTTGTGCCGTGGTGATTTCCCACGACAGGTGGTTCCTTGATAGAGTTTGTACTCATATACTTGCTTTTGAAGGAGATTCACAAGTGTATTTCTTTGAAGGAAGTTTCTCTGATTATGAGGAAAACAAGAAGAAACGTTTGGGTGGCGATATTATGCCGAAACGTATTAAGTATAAAAAGTTAGTGAGATAA